A genomic window from Camelina sativa cultivar DH55 chromosome 2, Cs, whole genome shotgun sequence includes:
- the LOC104720916 gene encoding transmembrane protein 120 homolog — MEEVEEEVKKIIDEVKELHDSSASFISRSSQQELSLRQQASAVDSSIRRLRSSLLSNKNLDPKLVDKLEEDLHRARCMLVDGESSSFLPSKPQGRFVRMFLGPVNVRALRKDVQLKVKEEYNSYRDKTALLFLFFPAALLILRSYYWGGCLPAFPVQLYEAWLLFLYAGLAMRENILRVNGSDIRPWWLYHHYCAMLMALVSLTWEIKGQPNCVQKQRGVHLFLQWAMMQGVAMLLQNRYQRQRLYTRIALGKAKRMDVVWGETAGVDGQLWLLCPILFLLQVFEAYVGLQLLRKTVTGVVTEWQVMVCGILLVVMAVGNFINTVETLMAKSRVKAKMKRSKSKAELN; from the exons atggaagaagttgaagaagaagttaaaaaaatcatagatgAGGTCAAAGAGCTTCATGATTCATCCGCTTCTTTCATCTCACGTTCCTCTCAACAAGAGCTTTCTCTCCGTCAGCAAGCCTCCGCCGTCGATTCCTCCATCCGTCGTCTCCGCTCTTCTCTCCTCTCCAACAAAAACCTCGACCCTAAACTCGTCGACAAG CTTGAAGAGGATCTGCATCGTGCTCGATGCATGCTTGTTGATGGAGAGTCATCTTCGTTTCTCCCATCCAAACCTCAAG GACGGTTTGTGAGAATGTTTTTGGGACCTGTGAATGTTAGAGCTTTGCGTAAAGATGTTCAGCTTAAAGTTAAAGAAGAATACAATAGCTACAGA GACAAGACtgctcttctttttctttttttccctgcAGCACTTTTAATCCTTAGATCTTATTATTGGGGTGGTTGTTTGCCTGCGTTTCCTGTCCAACTCTACGAG gcGTGGCTGCTGTTTCTATATGCTGGGTTGGCTATGCGAGAGAACATATTAAGAGTCAATGGGAGTGATATTCGTCCATG GTGGCTATATCATCACTATTGTGCCATGCTTATGGCCCTTGTCAGCCTCACATGGGAAATCAAAGGTCAACCAAACTGTGTCCAGAAACAA AGAGGAGTCCATCTCTTCCTTCAATGGGCTATGATGCAAGGTGTCGCCATGCTTCTGCAAAACAGATACCAACGCCAAAGACTATACACTCGCATTGCATTAGGAAAG GCTAAGAGAATGGATGTCGTATGGGGAGAAACAGCTGGCGTTGATGGACAACTATGGCTGTTATGTCCTATACTTTTCCTTTTACAG GTGTTTGAAGCATACGTTGGACTGCAGTTGCTAAGAAAAACAGTAACTGGAGTTGTTACTGAATGGCAG GTGATGGTGTGTGGCATTCTTCTGGTAGTGATGGCAGTTGGGAACTTCATAAACACAGTAGAGACACTGATGGCAAAGTCAAGGGTTAAGGCAAAGATGAAGAGAAGTAAAAGCAAAGCAGAGCTTAATTAG
- the LOC104720926 gene encoding LOW QUALITY PROTEIN: FBD-associated F-box protein At4g10400-like (The sequence of the model RefSeq protein was modified relative to this genomic sequence to represent the inferred CDS: deleted 2 bases in 1 codon) — MDRISGLPDDVLVKILSFVPTKVAVSTSSLSKRWEFLWMWLTKLEFGDILYSESEFKSLQCFLNRNLPLHRAPVIERFCLDLGLSDLIPEDIRMWAVVAVSRHIREFKMLVCCHPYKRSILPSSLYTSKSLVILVLVGGILLDVPRMVCLPSLKTLKLISSRYSKEGSLQRLLSNCPVLERPKCLLSSLQNFTWSGYLGRPQDRDIAVYILKNACRLRTAEFVADTHLVPKLEMITELTRSSRASSTCELLFR, encoded by the exons ATGGACAGAATCAGTGGGTTACCTGATGATGTGCTGGTTAAGATATTGTCGTTTGTTCCAACTAAAGTTGCTGTATCAACTAGCAGTTTGTCGAAACGATGGGAGTTTCTTTGGATGTGGTTGACAAAACTTGAGTTTGGTGATATACTTTATTCAGAGTCTGAATTCAAGAGTTTACAGTGTTTTCTCAATAGGAATCTGCCATTACATAGAGCTCCGGTTATAGAAAGATTCTGTCTTGATTTAGGTCTTTCAGATTTGATACCTGAAGATATCAGAATGTGGGCTGTAGTAGCAGTTTCTCGCCACATACGTGAGTTCAAGATGTTGGTTTGTTGTCATCCGTATAAGCGAAGCATATTGCCTAGTAGTTTGTATACCTCCAAGTCGCTTGTGATCTTGGTTCTCGTTGGCGGGATTCTCTTGGATGTTCCTCGAATGGTTTGTCTTCCCTCTCTGAAAACTTTGAAACTTATAAGTTCGAGATATTCAAAAGAAGGATCTCTCCAGAGGCTTCTATCTAATTGCCCTGTTCTTGAACG TCCTAAATGCTTGTTGTCGAGTCTACAAAATTTCACCTGGTCAGGATACTTAGGAAGACCACAGGACAGAGATATTGCGGTTTACATCTTGAAAAACGCTTGTCGCTTAAGGACTGCAGAATTTGTGGCTGATACACATTTGGTTCCAAAACTCGAGATGATAACGGAGTTGACACGTTCTTCCCGAGCTTCATCAACATGCGAACTCCTCTTTCGTTGA
- the LOC104720937 gene encoding probable receptor-like protein kinase At4g10390 yields MACFLNCVRFDVTTTTTEKPTSKGSGVTCYSSWDDVETLTSNFSRLIGSGGYSSIYMARFSGSDKAALKVHVSSHRLYQVFRLELDILLRLQHPNIVKLLGYFDDSEETGALLLEYLPQGNLQEKLHSSSKQVLPWRNRTAIAFQLVQAIVHIHEECTPQIVHGDIKSSNVLLDKNFDCKLCDFGSAKVGFSSMVQPPTMSTRSRQVRMVGSPGYTDPYYLKTGIASKKMDMYGFGVVVLELVSGKEAFSAERGEMLVHIAAPLIREVLDSSVDIAEDKVRQFLDPRLSRDSVDIDELKTMLSVAADCIGSPPSLRPSAVQVAETLVQKIPSLSFLGCGKGV; encoded by the exons ATGGCTTGTTTCTTGAACTGTGTTCGATTTGATGTAACCACGACGACCACCGAAAAACCCACAAGCAAAGGATCTGGTGTGACTTGTTACAGCAGCTGGGATGATGTAGAAACCCTCACTTCTAATTTCTCTAGATTGATTGGTTCTGGTGGCTATAGCAGTATCTACATGGCTCGCTTTTCTGGCTCTGACAAAGCGGCTCTCAAGGTTCACGTTAGTAGCCACCGTCTCTATCAAGTCTTTAGACTCGAGCTTGATATCTTGCTCCGTCTTCAACATCCTAACATTGTCAAGCTTCTCGGCTATTTTGATGATTCAG AGGAAACTGGTGCTCTTCTTCTTGAGTATCTTCCTCAAGGGAATCTACAAGAGAAGTTACATAGCAGCAGCAAGCAAGTCTTGCCATGGAGGAACCGTACCGCCATTGCGTTTCAGCTAGTTCAAGCTATTGTACACATTCACGAAGAATGTACCCCGCAGATTGTGCACGGGGACATCAAATCATCCAATGTGCTCTTAGACAAAAACTTCGACTGTAAGCTTTGCGATTTTGGATCAGCTAAAGTTGGATTCTCTTCGATGGTTCAGCCTCCTACGATGTCAACTAGGTCCAGACAAGTGAGAATGGTTGGATCACCAGGTTATACTGACCCTTACTACTTGAAAACCGGGATTGCTTCAAAGAAGATGGATATGTATGGGTTTGGTGTTGTAGTTCTTGAGTTGGTTTCAGGGAAAGAAGCGTTTTCGGCTGAGAGAGGTGAGATGCTAGTGCATATAGCCGCTCCATTGATCCGTGAGGTTCTTGATTCGAGTGTAGACATTGCTGAGGACAAGGTGAGACAGTTCTTGGACCCGAGGTTGTCAAGGGACAGTGTTGATATCGATGAGTTAAAGACAATGTTGAGTGTGGCTGCGGACTGTATCGGTAGTCCACCATCTCTAAGACCTTCGGCTGTTCAAGTAGCGGAAACACTTGTACAGAAGATCCCATCTTTGAGTTTCCTCGGTTGTGGTAAAGGAGTGTGA